CCTCCATTCTTATGGCAGGAGTCACATTTGCATCATCAGCTTCGGCGAGCCGTTCAAGATAGCTGCCATATGTAAAATATGCTATGATAAGAAGTGAAAGGCAGATTATGAAAGTTATCATTGTTTTTGGATTTTAACGTTGTATCAAAAGTACCATGGATGATTTATGATTTGCCAAATTCCTTCTGACGAGATTTCTCCTTCGATTCTTGATGCTCCACGATACACCCTTGCTGAAAAATCCGAGTCATCAGCCCGCATATAATTACACTTTACTCTGCCTGAGGAATGGATATATTTTCCTTCGGAATCATATAATGCAACATGTGATATTCTTCCGTCAGGAGTGGCACTGAAGAACAATAGATCGGCTGGACGAAGTGATGAAATATCCTCCGGCTCTATTCGTCGTCCGATATTTATCTGCTGGCGTGCATCACGTAATGTAAGGATTCCGTTTCCATAGTAAGCCACCCTGACAAGTCCGGAGCAATCCACCGATTTTGTCGAGCATGCCCCCCACAGATAAGGGGCTCCGTATAGATAATAGCATCGGTCAAGTATCTTTTGAGCTTCGAATGGTTGTGACGCCCAATCTTCAATACTGCTTACACAGTCCGTAGATACCCATCCATCCCTTCCGTCAGGCAGTGTGACATGACTGAACCGTCCCCTACTCTTTTTGCCGTTTACAATCGAGCCGTTCACCAGTTCTGTTACTGTATTCCTGGGAGAAGAAATTAAAGTATCTCTGATAACCTTGACCTCTGACATTGATGTGACAGCAAGTCTTGATGAATTTTTCCAATTCTGCATCTCGGTGTCGCTGAGCCTTTTGACACTCGATATGTTCATATAACCAGTGTATCCGTCCGGACCTTCAAGCTTAAGCCATTCACTGCCATTGTCCTCAAGAACTTTCATTGGTGTGCCCATTATGGATTGAGACGACATCTCTGAAGCATGACTGCTCCCCTCTCTAATGCAGGCTACCGGTATATTAACAAGCACCCACTCCTGTTGCTGTTGGGCACTCAGCAATAAAGGCAGGGAAAAGAGCAATGACAATAAATAGTTTCTCATATCAATTAAACGATGACAATAAGAAATTAGTCGTTACATTAAGAACAGTTTCTCCGCATTAGCGGTAGTAGCGGATGCAACTTCGTTAATATCAATCCCCAGTGAATCTGCTACAACGTGAGCAGTATATACCATATATGAACTTTCGTTCCGCTTGCCGCGTCTGGGAACCGGAGCAAGATATGGAGAATCGGTCTCCAGCAATAATCTTTCAAGCCCTATTGATGGAAGAGTAGCACGAAGCATTGAATTCTTAAACGTAACTATCCCATTGATCCCGAAATAATAGTCCCCGGTTTTTCTTATCTTTTCAACATCATCAGGAGAGCCTCCGAAGCTATGGAATACACCTTTCACATTCCCTTTGTATCCGCCAAGCACCTCTATCACTTGGTCAAGACCATCTCTACAATGAACGATTATCGGAAGATTTTTTTCGACGGCCCAATTTACCTGAATATCGAATGTTTCCATTTGTTCCTTCTCAAAAGTCCTGTCCCAATAAAGGTCTATACCGATCTCTCCGATTCCCACATAGTCATCACAGCCAAGTTCTTTCGACACAATTTCAATACTATCCCTCCAGTCCGGCCCCACTTCTGTGGGATGCAGCCCCATGGCCATGAATGTATTGTCAGGATATAATCTATGAAGTTGTTTCATGGGCTCAATTGTGCCGCAATCCACATTAGGCAACAGCATGCGGGTTACACCGGCATCAATCGCCCTGTTGACAGCCTCATATCTGTCCTCTTCAAATTCAGGAAGATATAAATGAGTATGAGAATCAAATAGCGTCATTTGTTCCTGGTGGCTGACTTTAGAGCAAGATCCATAAAGAATGAGCGGGCCTCAGGAGCAAGTTCCAGATGATCGAGACATTTTATTGCAGTATCGATATATGCGCTTATCAGTTCGTGGATACGCTGGGGAAGATCAAGCTCGTCATAGATACTCCTTACAGCTTTTATCTTTGACTCAGGATCGTCAGTGGTACCAAGCATAGATTTTATTCGACCTGACTTATCCTCATTCATAGCCATTATAAGAAGCCATGTCTTCTTGTCGTTCAGAATGTCTCCGCCAATAGATTTTCCGAATGTCTCTGGGTCTCCATAAGTGTCAAGATAATCATCCTGAAGCTGAAATGCAAGCCCAAGATTGACTCCGAAATCAAAGAACCGCACCTGAGTTTCGAAAGGGGCATCAGCCATAAGCGCGCCCATCCCGCAAGCACATCCGAGTAGCACTGATGTCTTAAGACGTATCATCTCCATATACTCCTCGACTGTAACATCTGTACGGCTCTCAAAATCCATATCATACTGCTGACCCTCATAGATATTCATGGCTGTGCCATTGAATAGCTCAAGAGCTTGCGGAAGCCGTTCGCCGCATTTCACAGCAAGCAGCATATTTGCGGTCGTAAGCATCGCATCGCCTGAAAGGATGGCAGTCTCTTCATTCCATTTAACATGAACAGTAGGACGACCTCGACGCACCTCAGCCTTATCCATCACATCATCATGAAGAAGAGTGAAGTTATGAAACATCTCTATTGCTATAGCCTGATGTATGGCAGTCATAGCCTCTTTGCCAAATGCCTCACAAGCAGCAAGGGCAAGCACTGGCCGAAGTCTCTTTCCTCCGCAATTGAGGGTGTAGCGTATTGGATCATACAGACCGCTTGGATGTCCGGGCAATCTCAGATTGGATATGGCATCCGTCACGATCTGTAGATATTCATTATACTCTTTCATTGCAATTATGATTGGTCGGATTAAAAATGGAGGTATGGGTTATTTACGGCGGCGTTTCTTCTTCCCATGCGACTTATCGGCAAGAGCTTCTCTAACTGACGCCTTCTTACCCATGTAGTCCTCGCCCTTTATAGCCAGGCCTTTGTCATCCAACAGGACAAAATCAAGTTGCTTCTTTTCCAGATCGGCACGAGCAACCTTGACATCCACATTGTCACCAAGCCTGTAACGATGATTGTGACGACGGCCTACCAGGCAATGGTTCTTTTCATCGAAATCATAATAATCGTCAGCAAGATCCCTCATGGGTATAAGTCCCTCACAAAGATTCTCTTTCAGCTCCACATACAGACCCCACTCGGTGACACCCGAAATGATTCCGGAATACGTCTCTCCGAGGTGTGACTGCATGTACTCTACCTGTTTGTACTTGATGGACGCACGCTCGGCACTTGCTGCCAGCTGTTCCATTTCGCTTGAATGCTTACACTGCTCCTCAAGTTTCTGTACAACCACGCTTCTGCCACCGGCAAGATAACGCTCCAGCAGGCGATGCACCATCATATCCGGATATCTGCGAATAGGAGATGTGAAATGCGTATAGTAATCGAAACCGAGACCATAATGCCCTATGTTTTCAGTCGAATATATAGCTTTTGCCATTGAACGGATGGCAAGGGTGGCAAGATAATTTTCTTCTCCCTTTCCTTTCACTTCGGCAAGCATCCTGTTTATTGACCTATTGATCTCTCGCGGAGTTCCTGATGACTTGACTTTATAGCCAAAGCCGCGGGCTATGGCTGAAAAATCGGCAAGGCGTTGGGCATCCGGAACATCATGGATACGATACACAAAAGCTTTTGGCTTTTTCTTGTCCTTTGGTTTCCCGACATATGATGCGACTGTCTTATTGGCAAGCAGCATGAACTCCTCAATAAGCTTATTGGCATCTTTCGACACTTTGAAGAACACTCCTAAAGGTGTTCCATCCGGAGAAATTTCAAATTTCACCTCGGCACGGTCAAATTCCACCGAACCCTCTTCGTAACGTTCCTTTCTCAGCTGTTTAGCCATCGAATCAAGCGCAAGGATAGCTTCCACGCAATCACCCATTCCGGTCTCTATCACGCTTTGAGCCTCCTCGTAACTGAATCGACGATTGGACTTGATTACAGTTCTTGCAATCATTGAGTTGTACACGCGAGCCTGCGCATCCATCTCAAATATCACAGAGAATGCCAGTTTCTCTTCATCAGGACGAAGAGAGCATATCCCATTGCAGAGATGCTCCGGGAGCATAGGCACGACACGGTCCACAAGATATACGGATGTGGCTCGCTTCTGAGCCTCCTTGTCGATGATTCCGTCAGGCTTGACATAATGGGTCACATCAGCAATGTGAACACCCACTTCATAACGTCCATTAGGCAGGACCCTGAATGACAGCGCGTCATCAAAATCCTTAGCATCTGCGGGGTCAATAGTGAAAGTGAGCACATCACGCATATCCATGCGCTTCTCCACCTCTTCATCGGTTATGCCGGCCTCAATCTTGTTGGCGGCGGTCTCTACAGATGACGGATACTTGTAAGGCAGTCCGAATTCCGCAAGGATTGCATGGATCTCGGCATTGTTCTCTCCGGCTTCACCAAGAATATCGATCACCTCGCCAGAAGGATTCTTGAAATCCTGTTTCCATTCAGAGATTCTTACCACAGCCTTGTCGCCAGTCTTTCCACCTTTAAGCTTACTTTTTGGTATAAAGATATCCGTGGCGAGAAATTTCGAATCCGTGAGCAGATATCCGAAATGACGCTCCACTTTTAGAGTTCCGATGAAGGTCTGCTCTTTCTTCTCTATAATCTCGATCACCTCAGCTTCCGGCTCGGCTCCCCGACGATGAGCAGCTATATTTACACGCACTTTGTCCCCATTGAGGGCATGCATGGAATTGCGCTCTGCAATCATAAGAGTCTCACCATCATTGTCGGTGACAACCGAATTCTTACCGTTGTTTCGGCGGACAAAGGTCCCTACAGCCTCATTGCCTCTTTGTGGAGACTTGTATTTTCCTGGTGAGACCTCTATAATATCACCATTGAATGCCATCTCAACAAGCAGTAGTGCCACATTGCGCTGCTGTGCGGCTGTTGATGCTCCGATGGCGTGAGAGACTTGCCTATAATTATAGGTATTGCCTTTTTGTTGGGACACAAACTCCCCGACTTTTTTATTCAAGGCTGACGCCTTGCGTCCTGAAGCATTTCCTGAAGATGATTTTGACATAGTGGATGATATTATACAGGGACTTGGTCCCACTAATTATAACTTAATAATATTGTTTGCCGCAAAAAGGTTCACCGCTCCTTGCTTTATGCGTCAATATTCGCATAATTGGCGTTGGATTCGATGAAATCACGGCGAGGAGCCACATCTTCACCCATTAGCATGGAGAAGATTCGGTCAGCCTCAGCAGCATCAGTAATGTTCACCTGCTTGAGCAGTCGCTGTTCCGGGTCCATTGTGGTGTCACGGAGCTCTTCAGCCGACATCTCACCGAGACCCTTGTAACGCTGCACCTTAGTCTTTTCACCGTTCACAGCTATGAACTGCTGCACCTGGGCGTCAGTCCAGCAATACTCCTCATTTTTGCCACGTGAGCACTTATACAACGGAGGTGTGGCAAGATAGAGATATCCCTGCTCGATAATCGGGCGCATACGGCGGAAGAAG
The nucleotide sequence above comes from Duncaniella freteri. Encoded proteins:
- a CDS encoding TatD family hydrolase yields the protein MTLFDSHTHLYLPEFEEDRYEAVNRAIDAGVTRMLLPNVDCGTIEPMKQLHRLYPDNTFMAMGLHPTEVGPDWRDSIEIVSKELGCDDYVGIGEIGIDLYWDRTFEKEQMETFDIQVNWAVEKNLPIIVHCRDGLDQVIEVLGGYKGNVKGVFHSFGGSPDDVEKIRKTGDYYFGINGIVTFKNSMLRATLPSIGLERLLLETDSPYLAPVPRRGKRNESSYMVYTAHVVADSLGIDINEVASATTANAEKLFLM
- the rnr gene encoding ribonuclease R, whose protein sequence is MSKSSSGNASGRKASALNKKVGEFVSQQKGNTYNYRQVSHAIGASTAAQQRNVALLLVEMAFNGDIIEVSPGKYKSPQRGNEAVGTFVRRNNGKNSVVTDNDGETLMIAERNSMHALNGDKVRVNIAAHRRGAEPEAEVIEIIEKKEQTFIGTLKVERHFGYLLTDSKFLATDIFIPKSKLKGGKTGDKAVVRISEWKQDFKNPSGEVIDILGEAGENNAEIHAILAEFGLPYKYPSSVETAANKIEAGITDEEVEKRMDMRDVLTFTIDPADAKDFDDALSFRVLPNGRYEVGVHIADVTHYVKPDGIIDKEAQKRATSVYLVDRVVPMLPEHLCNGICSLRPDEEKLAFSVIFEMDAQARVYNSMIARTVIKSNRRFSYEEAQSVIETGMGDCVEAILALDSMAKQLRKERYEEGSVEFDRAEVKFEISPDGTPLGVFFKVSKDANKLIEEFMLLANKTVASYVGKPKDKKKPKAFVYRIHDVPDAQRLADFSAIARGFGYKVKSSGTPREINRSINRMLAEVKGKGEENYLATLAIRSMAKAIYSTENIGHYGLGFDYYTHFTSPIRRYPDMMVHRLLERYLAGGRSVVVQKLEEQCKHSSEMEQLAASAERASIKYKQVEYMQSHLGETYSGIISGVTEWGLYVELKENLCEGLIPMRDLADDYYDFDEKNHCLVGRRHNHRYRLGDNVDVKVARADLEKKQLDFVLLDDKGLAIKGEDYMGKKASVREALADKSHGKKKRRRK
- a CDS encoding polyprenyl synthetase family protein, encoding MKEYNEYLQIVTDAISNLRLPGHPSGLYDPIRYTLNCGGKRLRPVLALAACEAFGKEAMTAIHQAIAIEMFHNFTLLHDDVMDKAEVRRGRPTVHVKWNEETAILSGDAMLTTANMLLAVKCGERLPQALELFNGTAMNIYEGQQYDMDFESRTDVTVEEYMEMIRLKTSVLLGCACGMGALMADAPFETQVRFFDFGVNLGLAFQLQDDYLDTYGDPETFGKSIGGDILNDKKTWLLIMAMNEDKSGRIKSMLGTTDDPESKIKAVRSIYDELDLPQRIHELISAYIDTAIKCLDHLELAPEARSFFMDLALKSATRNK
- a CDS encoding C40 family peptidase, whose protein sequence is MRNYLLSLLFSLPLLLSAQQQQEWVLVNIPVACIREGSSHASEMSSQSIMGTPMKVLEDNGSEWLKLEGPDGYTGYMNISSVKRLSDTEMQNWKNSSRLAVTSMSEVKVIRDTLISSPRNTVTELVNGSIVNGKKSRGRFSHVTLPDGRDGWVSTDCVSSIEDWASQPFEAQKILDRCYYLYGAPYLWGACSTKSVDCSGLVRVAYYGNGILTLRDARQQINIGRRIEPEDISSLRPADLLFFSATPDGRISHVALYDSEGKYIHSSGRVKCNYMRADDSDFSARVYRGASRIEGEISSEGIWQIINHPWYF